A window of Pirellulaceae bacterium contains these coding sequences:
- a CDS encoding MoxR family ATPase: MSDCQDLKDELLGFRDDYAKLKAEVAKVVVGQDEIVEATLTALIAGGHVLLEGVPGLGKTLLVRTLADVLESHFSRIQFTPDLMPADLIGTNVLLEAAGGDRQFEFQKGPIFTNVLLADEINRATPKTQSALLEAMQEHAVTVAGKRYSLDGLFFVMATQNPLEMEGTYPLPEAQLDRFLFKLLVKFPTTEQIETILDRTTETDQPVANSVLDSQRVVAMCRLARQVPIADPIRRYGISLVMATHPEQAEASELTKRYVRYGSSPRGAQSLILAAKIRAILDGRLNVAQDDLQKVVHNVLRHRLILNFEGQAEGIQPDDVIDDILKHVTQSTSIAD, from the coding sequence GTGTCAGATTGCCAGGATTTGAAAGACGAACTGCTCGGGTTTCGCGACGACTACGCCAAACTCAAAGCCGAAGTCGCGAAGGTGGTTGTTGGTCAGGATGAAATCGTCGAGGCGACATTGACCGCATTGATTGCCGGAGGTCACGTGCTGTTAGAAGGCGTCCCCGGGCTCGGGAAAACCTTGTTGGTGCGAACGCTTGCCGACGTATTGGAAAGCCATTTTTCCCGTATCCAATTCACACCCGATCTGATGCCTGCTGACCTGATTGGCACCAATGTTTTGTTGGAGGCAGCAGGCGGGGATCGACAGTTCGAGTTTCAGAAAGGGCCGATCTTCACGAATGTTTTGCTGGCTGACGAGATTAATCGAGCTACGCCCAAGACTCAGTCCGCGTTGTTGGAGGCCATGCAAGAACACGCAGTAACGGTTGCCGGTAAACGTTACTCGCTCGACGGGTTGTTTTTTGTGATGGCGACCCAAAATCCGTTGGAAATGGAAGGTACCTATCCGTTGCCCGAAGCTCAGCTCGATCGATTTCTCTTTAAGTTGCTTGTGAAGTTTCCCACGACAGAACAGATCGAAACGATCTTGGATCGCACCACCGAAACCGATCAACCGGTCGCCAACTCAGTTTTGGATTCGCAACGCGTGGTCGCCATGTGTCGGTTGGCGCGGCAGGTTCCCATTGCTGATCCGATTCGCCGTTACGGTATTTCATTGGTGATGGCGACCCATCCGGAACAAGCAGAGGCCTCGGAGTTAACCAAGCGATACGTGCGGTACGGTTCGAGTCCACGTGGTGCACAATCTCTGATTCTGGCCGCTAAGATACGAGCCATCTTGGATGGTCGCCTAAATGTGGCTCAAGATGATCTGCAAAAGGTTGTGCACAATGTGTTGCGACATCGTCTTATTTTGAATTTTGAGGGGCAAGCCGAAGGCATTCAGCCAGACGATGTCATCGATGATATATTGAAACACGTCACCCAATCCACTTCGATCGCGGACTAA
- a CDS encoding DUF58 domain-containing protein — protein sequence MALFDSDFLSKLEYLSLVSKRVFRGQLLAQRRTKQLGAGVEFSEHREYTTGDDLRYLDWSVLARHDELLLKRFQEEQDLHVYLFLDCSQSMRFGEPQKFDYARQITAALAYIALADLDRVSINAFAGEILATYPLTRGKDCVLSLLSFLEELEPVGQDTNLERCATDFVHRQSRSGLAIVVSDLMDPHGYREGLDRLRFHRFEPYLVHLYHQNEANPQLRGDVELVDAETRERKKVTVNERGLARYRQVFQQFLESSQDYAARYGMGYVQSSTELPFDELVLRMMRHSGTVS from the coding sequence ATGGCGTTATTTGACTCTGATTTTCTGAGCAAGTTGGAATACCTTTCGCTGGTGTCTAAACGCGTCTTTCGCGGGCAACTCCTGGCACAACGCCGGACAAAACAGCTGGGCGCTGGAGTTGAGTTCTCAGAACATCGGGAATATACCACCGGAGATGATTTGCGATATCTGGACTGGAGTGTACTGGCACGACACGACGAGCTGTTATTAAAACGTTTTCAAGAAGAGCAGGACTTGCATGTCTATCTGTTCCTCGACTGTTCCCAAAGTATGCGGTTTGGCGAGCCTCAAAAGTTTGATTACGCAAGACAGATCACTGCAGCGCTCGCCTATATTGCCCTTGCCGACTTAGATCGAGTTTCCATTAATGCATTCGCGGGTGAGATCTTGGCAACCTACCCACTTACTCGTGGTAAGGATTGTGTGCTCTCGTTGCTGAGTTTTCTGGAAGAGCTAGAGCCAGTGGGACAGGATACGAATCTCGAGCGTTGTGCCACGGATTTCGTGCATCGACAGAGCAGGTCTGGATTGGCCATTGTGGTGAGCGACTTGATGGACCCTCATGGCTATCGAGAGGGGCTTGATCGCTTAAGATTTCATCGTTTTGAACCCTATCTGGTCCACCTTTATCATCAAAATGAGGCTAATCCTCAGCTTCGCGGTGATGTCGAACTGGTCGATGCCGAAACGAGGGAGAGAAAAAAGGTTACGGTCAATGAACGTGGCTTAGCACGTTATCGCCAAGTATTCCAGCAATTTCTCGAATCCTCGCAGGATTACGCCGCTCGATATGGCATGGGATACGTACAGAGTTCAACCGAGTTGCCGTTTGACGAATTGGTATTGCGAATGATGCGTCACTCCGGAACTGTGTCCTGA
- the topA gene encoding type I DNA topoisomerase yields the protein MAKKSSGEKRKSLVIVESPAKAKTISKFLGSDYTVEASIGHIRDLPQGSKEVPEEFKKEDWAYLGVNVQEDFKPVYIVPPGKKQQVTKLRKALKESKDLFLATDEDREGEAISWHLLELLKPKVPVRRLVFHEITKPAIEDALAHPREIDEGLVRAQETRRILDRLYGYDVSQLLWKKVGPGLSAGRVQSVAVRLIVERERERIAHVSSTYWDLIGAFAKLNGESFEATLMSVDGKKIPRAKDFDTSTGKLKNDSLHLMDEAAANQLAAKLATAEFRIASLEVKPFTEKPKAPFTTSTMQQEANRKLSFTARRTMNAAQSLYENGYITYMRTDSTTLADVAVNTARNLVKSEYGDDYLYDKPRVYASKVKNAQEAHEAVRPAGADFPTPQSLKSKLNADEYKLYDLIWKRTVASQMSDARKRRIIITVEGAGAVFQTSGTTIDFEGFLRAYVEGSDDPKAELADKETLLPAVVEGEEIKCNSTDPKSHTTQPPARFTEATLTRTLEEKGIGRPSTYASIIDTIQARDYVFKKGNALVPSWTAFTVVRLLEEHLPSLVDYEFTAQMEDFLDAISRQETEHVTYLKEFYFGNGKPGLKTRLQSKEKEIDPRVMSRFPVGTPVAEGDPIVLRVGKYGPFLEQGENKASLPDGMAPDELTLERAIDLLEKAAKDDEPLGVCPDTHKPVFMKQGRFGPYIQLGLPEDGEKPKNASLLKEMKPEDVDLGIALKLLSLPRDLGEHPESKESVMAFNGRYGPYVKCDKETRSLPADVSPLEVTLEQALHLLAQPKTRGRGRGAPKEPIKTFDNSPVTEEPIKLLEGRYGPYVTDGTTNASLPKGTSPEETTFEVAVQLLAERAARAPKKKAKKKKAAKKTVKKKKAAAKKTTKKKVTKKKAAAKKTTKKKAAKKTAS from the coding sequence ATGGCTAAGAAATCATCCGGCGAAAAAAGGAAATCGTTGGTGATCGTTGAGTCACCGGCGAAGGCAAAAACGATTTCAAAATTTCTTGGGAGCGACTACACGGTCGAGGCTAGCATCGGCCACATTCGTGATTTGCCTCAAGGTTCGAAAGAGGTGCCCGAGGAGTTCAAGAAGGAAGACTGGGCATATTTGGGGGTTAATGTCCAGGAAGATTTTAAACCAGTTTATATCGTGCCGCCTGGTAAGAAGCAGCAAGTAACGAAATTACGTAAAGCTCTGAAGGAATCCAAAGACCTCTTTCTGGCGACGGACGAAGATCGGGAAGGGGAAGCGATCAGTTGGCATTTGCTGGAGTTGCTCAAGCCGAAGGTGCCAGTCAGGCGCTTGGTGTTTCACGAAATCACGAAGCCTGCCATCGAAGACGCTTTGGCCCATCCCCGCGAGATCGACGAAGGGCTGGTTCGTGCTCAAGAGACTCGGCGAATTCTTGACCGACTCTATGGCTACGACGTCTCGCAATTATTGTGGAAGAAGGTTGGTCCCGGTCTGTCGGCAGGTCGTGTACAGAGTGTGGCGGTTCGCTTGATTGTCGAGCGTGAGCGAGAGCGAATTGCGCACGTTTCATCGACCTATTGGGATTTAATCGGTGCGTTTGCCAAGTTGAATGGCGAATCGTTTGAGGCGACCTTAATGTCGGTGGATGGCAAGAAGATTCCACGAGCCAAGGACTTCGACACGTCCACGGGTAAGCTAAAGAACGATTCGCTGCATCTGATGGACGAAGCAGCAGCCAACCAGTTGGCCGCGAAACTTGCGACGGCCGAATTTCGAATCGCTTCGTTAGAGGTCAAGCCTTTCACGGAAAAACCCAAGGCTCCGTTCACCACCAGCACCATGCAACAAGAGGCGAACCGAAAGCTCAGTTTCACGGCTCGTCGCACGATGAATGCGGCTCAAAGCCTATACGAAAATGGTTACATCACTTACATGCGTACGGATTCAACGACACTAGCCGACGTTGCCGTGAATACGGCGAGGAACCTGGTCAAGTCGGAGTACGGTGATGACTATCTTTACGATAAGCCGCGTGTGTACGCATCTAAGGTAAAGAATGCTCAGGAGGCTCATGAGGCAGTGCGCCCCGCGGGTGCCGATTTTCCGACGCCCCAGTCTTTGAAGAGTAAGCTGAATGCGGATGAATACAAACTCTATGATTTGATTTGGAAACGGACTGTAGCAAGCCAAATGTCTGATGCTCGTAAGCGTCGGATTATCATTACGGTGGAAGGTGCGGGCGCGGTTTTCCAAACAAGTGGAACCACGATTGACTTCGAAGGATTCTTGCGTGCGTATGTGGAAGGATCTGACGATCCAAAAGCAGAGTTGGCGGACAAAGAAACCTTATTGCCTGCCGTCGTTGAGGGGGAAGAGATCAAGTGCAATTCGACTGATCCAAAAAGTCATACGACGCAGCCACCAGCGAGATTTACCGAAGCCACATTGACACGGACCTTGGAAGAGAAGGGCATTGGGCGTCCGAGTACTTACGCGTCGATCATCGACACGATTCAGGCACGTGATTATGTCTTCAAAAAGGGAAATGCACTGGTCCCAAGCTGGACAGCATTTACGGTGGTTCGTTTGCTTGAAGAGCATTTACCTTCACTCGTTGACTACGAGTTTACAGCGCAAATGGAAGACTTTTTGGATGCAATCAGTCGACAGGAGACTGAGCACGTTACGTATTTGAAGGAGTTCTATTTTGGGAATGGAAAGCCAGGACTCAAGACGCGTTTGCAATCCAAAGAGAAGGAAATTGATCCTCGTGTCATGAGTCGCTTCCCAGTCGGGACGCCTGTCGCGGAGGGCGATCCGATTGTGTTGCGAGTTGGTAAGTATGGGCCGTTTCTAGAGCAAGGTGAGAATAAGGCCTCTTTGCCCGACGGAATGGCGCCCGATGAACTGACTCTTGAGCGGGCTATTGATTTACTTGAGAAAGCTGCCAAGGACGATGAACCGCTTGGGGTTTGTCCGGACACTCACAAACCGGTCTTCATGAAGCAGGGGCGATTTGGGCCCTATATTCAGCTTGGTTTGCCGGAAGACGGTGAAAAACCGAAGAATGCCTCCTTGCTGAAAGAGATGAAGCCGGAGGATGTGGATCTGGGAATTGCTCTGAAGCTGCTGTCGTTGCCCAGGGACTTGGGCGAGCACCCTGAGTCGAAAGAATCGGTCATGGCCTTCAACGGTCGATATGGACCGTACGTCAAATGCGATAAGGAGACGCGATCGTTGCCGGCTGACGTTTCACCGTTGGAGGTAACGTTGGAGCAGGCTTTGCATTTACTCGCGCAGCCGAAGACGCGAGGTCGCGGACGTGGTGCACCCAAAGAACCGATTAAGACATTCGACAATTCTCCCGTCACCGAGGAGCCCATCAAATTGCTCGAGGGGCGATATGGCCCGTATGTAACTGACGGAACGACCAATGCGTCGCTGCCGAAGGGCACGTCTCCGGAAGAGACCACCTTTGAAGTTGCCGTCCAATTGTTAGCCGAACGAGCGGCTCGTGCGCCGAAGAAGAAGGCGAAAAAGAAAAAAGCGGCCAAGAAGACAGTGAAGAAGAAAAAGGCCGCTGCAAAGAAAACAACGAAGAAGAAAGTAACCAAAAAGAAGGCTGCTGCCAAAAAAACCACCAAGAAGAAGGCCGCAAAAAAAACAGCTAGTTGA